Proteins encoded together in one Camelina sativa cultivar DH55 chromosome 9, Cs, whole genome shotgun sequence window:
- the LOC104711255 gene encoding transcription factor bHLH79-like, whose product MSEPELLMDPPVVNESSFSEVWPFSVNYGIQLPINSGQDFTSRSELFGYSGNSYMSAAEESTVTELTGGGRKRRPLTSVTRLKESRKKKMKVCGPCGSDGETEYGWRAEGETNSGGGSKETEEKSPAKGYIHVRARRGQATDRHSLAERARREKISERMKFLQDLIPGCNKIIGKALVLDEIINYIQSMQRQVEFLSMKLEIVNSDVSSGPEVGMFTSGDLNTLPIEVHRTLFDQQEADKALGSHNRTGSI is encoded by the exons ATGTCGGAACCGGAGCTCCTAATGGATCCTCCGGTAGTGAACGAGTCATCCTTCTCTGAGGTTTGGCCATTTTCAGTGAACTATGGTATCCAATTACCGATCAATTCGGGTCAAGACTTCACTAGTCGAAGCGAATTATTCGGGTATTCCGGTAACAGTTACATGTCGGCGGCTGAGGAGTCTACGGTGACGGAGCTAAccggaggaggaagaaagagaCGACCTTTGACCAGCGTTACTCGATTG AAAGaatcaaggaagaagaaaatgaaagtttGTGGTCCTTGTGGATCTGATGGAGAAACTGAGTATGGTTGGAGAGCTGAAGGTGAAACAAACTCAGGTGGTGGAagcaaagaaacagaagaaaagagtCCGGCAAAGGGTTATATTCACGTGAGAGCAAGACGAGGACAAGCTACTGACCGGCACAGTCTAGCAGAGCGG GCTAGAAGAGAAAAGATCAGCGAGAGGATGAAATTTCTTCAGGATTTGATTCCAGGATGTAATAAG ATTATAGGCAAAGCTCTTGTGCTTGATGAGATTATCAATTATATTCAGTCAATGCAACGGCAAGTTGAG TTTCTATCGATGAAGCTAGAAATCGTTAATTCAGATGTGAGCAGTGGTCCGGAAGTAGGAATGTTTACTTCTGGAGAT CTTAATACTCTGCCGATTGAGGTTCATCGAACATTGTTCGATCAACAAGAAGCTGACAAAGCCCTAGGGTCTCACAACCGGACTGGCTCCATATGA
- the LOC104711257 gene encoding putative pentatricopeptide repeat-containing protein At3g47840, which yields MILSVRNGGTIQRFCTASISLLERPVGENRITNQVVVTFDFNSHLRSLVNAGNLRDARQVFDKMPQRDVVSWTTIMKGYVTANDSNEALLLFSAMRRVVDPAVVLPDSSVLSVALKACGQSSNIVYGESLHAYAVKSWLLSSVYVGSSLVEMYKRIGKMDKSCRAFSEMPFRNAVAWTTVITGLVLAGRYKEGLMYFSNMTRLNEPSDTFTFASVLKACAGLRQVKYGKEIHTHVVVRGFDDTLCVANSLATMYTKCGEMQDGLCLFGNMSDKDVFSWTSLIVAYNQMGQEEKAVETFINMRNSQVPPNEQTFASIFSACASLFRLVWGEQLHCNVFSLGLGDSLSVSNSMMKMYSACGKLDSASVLFQGMSCRDIISWSTIVGGYSQAGFGEEAFKYFSWMRQAGTKPTDFALASLLSVSGNMTVLEGGRQVHALALYLGLEQNPTVRSSLINMYSKCGSIKEASKIFEETDRDDIVSLTAMINGYAEHGKSKEAIDLFEKSLKVGFRPDSVTFISVLTACTHSGQLDLGFHYFNLMQEKYNMRPAKEHYGCMVDLLCRAGRLSDAEKMINDMPWKKDDVVWTTLLIACRAKGDTERGRRAAERILELDPTSATALVTLANIYSGTGNLEEAANVRKDMKSKGVIKEPGWSSIKIQDRDAAFVSGDRLHPQNEDIYNILDLVVYGADAHRFDCAIKRAFGNYSYT from the coding sequence ATGATTTTGAGTGTGAGAAATGGCGGCACGATCCAACGGTTTTGTACAGCTTCGATTTCATTACTGGAGAGACCGGTGGGGGAGAACCGTATCACGAATCAGGTGGTGGTCACATTTGATTTCAACTCTCACCTTCGAAGTCTCGTCAACGCCGGGAATTTACGAGATGCTCGCCAAGTGTTTGATAAAATGCCACAGAGAGATGTTGTGTCATGGACAACCATCATGAAAGGATACGTGACTGCAAACGACTCTAACGAAGCACTGCTTTTGTTCTCCGCTATGCGTCGTGTTGTTGATCCTGCCGTCGTCTTACCTGATTCCTCTGTGCTAAGTGTTGCACTCAAGGCTTGTGGTCAAAGTTCCAACATTGTGTATGGAGAATCTTTACATGCTTACGCGGTGAAGTCTTGGCTTCTCAGCTCTGTGTACGTGGGAAGTTCTTTGGTTGAGATGTATAAGAGAATTGGGAAGATGGACAAGAGTTGTAGAGCTTTTAGTGAGATGCCTTTTAGAAATGCGGTAGCGTGGACAACAGTCATAACGGGTTTGGTTCTCGCTGGTCGTTACAAGGAAGGGCTGATGTACTTTTCGAATATGACCAGACTGAATGAACCATCTGATACTTTTACATTTGCTAGTGTTTTGAAGGCTTGTGCTGGTTTACGTCAAGTTAAATATGGTAAGGAGATTCATACTCATGTGGTAGTGAGAGGCTTTGATGATACTCTCTGTGTGGCTAACTCGCTCGCTACTATGTATACTAAATGTGGGGAAATGCAGGAcggtctttgtttgtttggaaatATGAGTGACAAGGATGTTTTTTCGTGGACAAGCCTTATCGTAGCTTACAATCAAATGGGCCAAGAGGAAAAAGCTGTGGAGACGTTTATAAATATGAGAAATTCTCAAGTACCTCCTAATGAACAAACTTTTGCATCGATTTTTTCTGCGTGTGCGAGTCTTTTTAGACTTGTGTGGGGCGAGCAGCTCCACTGTAATGTATTCTCCCTAGGTCTAGGTGATTCTTTGTCAGTGAGTAACTCGATGATGAAGATGTATTCAGCATGTGGGAAGTTAGATTCGGCTTCTGTTTTGTTTCAAGGAATGAGTTGCAGGGACATTATTTCGTGGAGCACGATTGTTGGAGGATACTCTCAAGCTggttttggagaagaagctttTAAGTATTTCTCATGGATGAGACAAGCGGGGACAAAACCAACGGATTTTGCTCTTGCTAGTTTGTTGAGTGTTTCAGGAAACATGACAGTTCTTGAGGGAGGCAGACAAGTTCACGCGCTTGCTCTTTATCTTGGTCTAGAACAGAACCCCACGGTTCGTAGTAGTCTGATTAATATGTACTCGAAGTGCGGAAGTATCAAAGAAGCTTCAAAAATATTCGAAGAAACAGATAGAGATGATATTGTTTCCTTGACAGCTATGATCAATGGATATGCAGAACATGGAAAGAGCAAAGAAGCTATTGATCTGTTTGAGAAGAGCCTAAAGGTTGGTTTTAGACCTGACTCTGTAACTTTCATCAGCGTTCTCACCGCCTGCACTCATTCGGGACAGCTTGACCTTGGTTTTCACTATTTCAACTTGATGCAAGAGAAGTATAATATGAGACCAGCCAAGGAACATTATGGTTGTATGGTTGATCTTTTATGTAGAGCAGGAAGGCTAAGCGATGCAGAGAAGATGATCAATGACATGCCATGGAAGAAGGACGATGTAGTCTGGACCACACTTCTCATTGCGTGTAGGGCCAAAGGAGACACTGAACGTGGGAGAAGGGCGGCCGAGAGGATTCTAGAGCTGGATCCTACTTCTGCAACTGCACTTGTAACACTAGCCAATATATATTCAGGCACAGGGAACTTGGAAGAAGCTGCAAACGTAAGGAAAGATATGAAGTCTAAAGGCGTGATCAAAGAGCCTGGATGGTCATCAATTAAGATTCAGGATCGGGATGCAGCGTTTGTATCTGGCGATCGGCTCCATCCTCAAAATGAAGATATATACAATATCTTGGATTTAGTAGTATATGGTGCAGATGCTCATAGGTTTGATTGTGCAATAAAAAGagcttttgggaattattcatATACGTGA
- the LOC104711256 gene encoding uncharacterized protein LOC104711256 isoform X2, with the protein MQVETPSSYDHGNRTKRRIRRTETPKKTMVAISMYRGNLHKVPHVKREWMMPDHNLSRKDFKSLLHRRKRALSRLPVDSNPNANLTVKTELVAVQEDPILPSEENGSSGKQKLVEVKREEVCGNQVREDENDRGFEGARPDGGDLPGGVTESKEADDVPHEDAANEKAIETTEKVPSEIEIKRKEVEDRLQVLNAKKHNLVQVLKQILNAEEELKRRSYMQQQGTTAATLPALPLHVDVSNDSGGNAGAQMEGGETDDAANHNNAQTRTVQRLCGASSSSESPLRRAAAFSQHNKVPHTSRWSPRVAPNQHGAAVTVSASGTNYIASSPSPVGSGGTSVFRESRLQSPWN; encoded by the exons ATGCAAGTCGAAACCCCATCGTCATATGACCATGGAAACAGAACGAAACGGCGAATCCGACGAACGGAAACCCCGAAGAAGACGATGGTGGCGATTTCAATGTACAGAGGCAACCTTCACAAAGTTCCCCACGTAAAACGCGAGTGGATGATGCCGGACCATAATCTCTCTAGAAAGGATTTCAAATCTCTCCTTCATCGCCGTAAACGAGCCCTTTCTCGTCTCCCCGTTGATTCCAACCCTAACGCGAACCTTACCGTCAAGACTGAATTGGTTGCCGTTCAGGAGGATCCGATTCTTCCATCTGAAGAGAACGGTTCTTCTGGGAAGCAGAAGCTAGTTGAGGTGAAGAGAGAGGAGGTTTGTGGGAATCAGGTTAGGGAAGATGAGAACGACAGAGGTTTTGAAGGAGCTAGACCAGACGGTGGAGATCTTCCCGGAGGAGTGACGGAATCCAAGGAAGCTGATGATGTGCCACACGAGGATGCGGCGAACGAGAAG GCAATTGAAACAACCGAAAAAGTACCAAGCGAAATAGAGATTAAACGGAAAGAAGTGGAGGACAGGTTACAAGTTTTGAATGCAAAGAAACACAATCTAGTCCAAGTGCTTAAGCAG ATATTAAATGCTGAGGAAGAATTGAAAAGACGCAGCTACATGCAACAGCAAGGAACAACAGCAGCGACTCTTCCTGCTCTTCCACTCCATGTGGATGTCTCTAATGACTCGGGAGGTAATGCTGGTGCTCAAATGGAAGGTGGAGAAACTGATGATGCAGCGAATCATAATAACGCTCAAACTCGTACTGTGCAACGACTTTGTGGTGCTTCTTCGTCATCTGAATCTCCTCTCAGAAGAGCAGCAGCCTTTTCACAACACAATAAG GTTCCGCATACTTCTCGATGGAGCCCACGAGTGGCTCCTAATCAACATGGTGCTGCAGTCACTGTCTCTGCATCTGGAACAAACTACATTgcttcatctccttcaccagTTGGTTCTGGTGGCACTTCTGTTTTCAGAGAATCACGGCTTCAGAGTCCATGGAATTAG
- the LOC104711256 gene encoding uncharacterized protein LOC104711256 isoform X1 has translation MQVETPSSYDHGNRTKRRIRRTETPKKTMVAISMYRGNLHKVPHVKREWMMPDHNLSRKDFKSLLHRRKRALSRLPVDSNPNANLTVKTELVAVQEDPILPSEENGSSGKQKLVEVKREEVCGNQVREDENDRGFEGARPDGGDLPGGVTESKEADDVPHEDAANEKVEAIETTEKVPSEIEIKRKEVEDRLQVLNAKKHNLVQVLKQILNAEEELKRRSYMQQQGTTAATLPALPLHVDVSNDSGGNAGAQMEGGETDDAANHNNAQTRTVQRLCGASSSSESPLRRAAAFSQHNKVPHTSRWSPRVAPNQHGAAVTVSASGTNYIASSPSPVGSGGTSVFRESRLQSPWN, from the exons ATGCAAGTCGAAACCCCATCGTCATATGACCATGGAAACAGAACGAAACGGCGAATCCGACGAACGGAAACCCCGAAGAAGACGATGGTGGCGATTTCAATGTACAGAGGCAACCTTCACAAAGTTCCCCACGTAAAACGCGAGTGGATGATGCCGGACCATAATCTCTCTAGAAAGGATTTCAAATCTCTCCTTCATCGCCGTAAACGAGCCCTTTCTCGTCTCCCCGTTGATTCCAACCCTAACGCGAACCTTACCGTCAAGACTGAATTGGTTGCCGTTCAGGAGGATCCGATTCTTCCATCTGAAGAGAACGGTTCTTCTGGGAAGCAGAAGCTAGTTGAGGTGAAGAGAGAGGAGGTTTGTGGGAATCAGGTTAGGGAAGATGAGAACGACAGAGGTTTTGAAGGAGCTAGACCAGACGGTGGAGATCTTCCCGGAGGAGTGACGGAATCCAAGGAAGCTGATGATGTGCCACACGAGGATGCGGCGAACGAGAAGGTCGAG GCAATTGAAACAACCGAAAAAGTACCAAGCGAAATAGAGATTAAACGGAAAGAAGTGGAGGACAGGTTACAAGTTTTGAATGCAAAGAAACACAATCTAGTCCAAGTGCTTAAGCAG ATATTAAATGCTGAGGAAGAATTGAAAAGACGCAGCTACATGCAACAGCAAGGAACAACAGCAGCGACTCTTCCTGCTCTTCCACTCCATGTGGATGTCTCTAATGACTCGGGAGGTAATGCTGGTGCTCAAATGGAAGGTGGAGAAACTGATGATGCAGCGAATCATAATAACGCTCAAACTCGTACTGTGCAACGACTTTGTGGTGCTTCTTCGTCATCTGAATCTCCTCTCAGAAGAGCAGCAGCCTTTTCACAACACAATAAG GTTCCGCATACTTCTCGATGGAGCCCACGAGTGGCTCCTAATCAACATGGTGCTGCAGTCACTGTCTCTGCATCTGGAACAAACTACATTgcttcatctccttcaccagTTGGTTCTGGTGGCACTTCTGTTTTCAGAGAATCACGGCTTCAGAGTCCATGGAATTAG
- the LOC104711258 gene encoding hydroxyproline O-galactosyltransferase GALT6-like, whose translation MRNSKLSKPNKWENFVMFVSLSKKRSVQILMLVGLLYILLVTTLEIPVVYRNGFNTLSQDRLTRPEKLGSEWDLQERPAPGRPFRRLIYRETESEAPARALVSSELRRTVRIISGLKFEPERFDPSSKDESFELLESAKVAWEVGGKLWEELESGKTSKAFKEDEEKKKRGSSSCPLSVSLSGSDLLARGNLIELPCGLALGSHITVVAKPRAAHSEMDPKITMLKGEDETVNVSQFIMELQGLKAVEGEDPPRILHFNPRLKGDWSGKPVIEQNTCYRMQWSSAQRCEGWRSSDDEETVDGQVKCEKWVGENGISSKEEHNKATWWLSRFIRRSKKVTVEWPFPFTEEKLFVLTLTAGLEGYHVSVDGRHVTSFPFRTGFTLEDATGLTVTGDIDVDSVIAGSLPTSHPSFAPQRYLELSSNWQAPSIHDEEVELFIGILSAGNHFAERMAVRKSWMQHTLIRSSKVVARFFVALHSRKSVNVELKKEAEFFGDIVIVPYMDSYDLVVLKTVAICEYGAYQLAAKYVMKCDDDTFVRIDAVLTEVKKTPMDRSLYIGNINYYHKPLRQGKWAVSYEEWPEEDYPPYANGPGYILSRDISHFIVKEFEQHKLRLFKMEDVSMGMWVEQFNNSVKSVDYVHSFKFCQFGCIENYLTAHYQSPRQMICLWDKLVMTGKPHCCNLR comes from the exons ATGAGGAACTCGAAGCTGTCAAAACCAAACAAGTGGGAAAATTTCGTAATGTTCGTTTCTCTCAGCAAGAAGAGATCTGTTCAGATACTAATGTTGGTTGGTCTACTGTACATACTTCTAGTCACCACGCTCGAAATCCCCGTCGTCTACAGAAACGGGTTCAATACTTTATCACAGGATCGGTTGACCCGACCGGAGAAGCTCGGTAGCGAGTGGGATTTGCAAGAGAGACCAGCTCCGGGTCGTCCCTTCAGGAGATTAATCTACCGAGAAACAGAATCGGAAGCGCCTGCTCGAGCTCTGGTTAGCTCAGAACTGAGAAGAACGGTAAGGATTATATCCGGGTTGAAGTTTGAACCGGAAAGATTCGACCCGAGTAGTAAAGATGAGTCCTTTGAGCTCCTTGAATCCGCCAAGGTAGCTTGGGAAGTTGGTGGGAAGCTATGGGAAGAGCTTGAATCTGGGAAAACCTCAAAAGCTTTCAAGgaagatgaggagaagaagaaacgtgGCTCGAGTTCTTGCCCGCTCTCTGTTTCGTTATCCGGGTCGGATCTTTTAGCTCGTGGGAACCTCATTGAGCTTCCTTGTGGGTTAGCTTTGGGATCACACATCACGGTGGTTGCGAAGCCTCGCGCTGCTCACTCAGAGATGGACCCGAAGATAACAATGTTGAAGGGAGAAGATGAAACTGTGAATGTTTCACAGTTTATAATGGAGCTGCAGGGGTTGAAGGCAGTGGAAGGTGAAGATCCACCTCGGATTCTTCACTTTAATCCTAGGCTTAAGGGTGATTGGAGTGGTAAGCCTGTGATTGAGCAGAACACTTGTTATAGGATGCAGTGGAGCTCAGCTCAAAGATGTGAAGGTTGGAGATctagtgatgatgaagaaacag TTGATGGTCAGGTTAAGTGTGAGAAATGGGTTGGAGAAAATGGTATATCATCTAAAGAAGAGCATAACAAGGCAACATGGTGGCTGAGTCGTTTTATACGCCGGAGTAAGAAAGTAACTGTAGAATGGCCATTTCCATTCACTGAGGAGAAGCTCTTCGTTCTTACACTAACGGCTGGATTGGAGGGTTATCACGTTAGTGTTGATGGGAGGCATGTCACATCCTTCCCTTTCCGAACT GGTTTTACGCTTGAGGATGCTACTGGTCTAACTGTTACTGGGGATATAGATGTTGACTCTGTTATTGCTGGCTCTCTCCCAACCTCGCACCCTAGTTTTGCTCCTCAGAGGTACCTTGAGCTCTCAAGCAACTGGCAGGCCCCATCAATACATGATGAAGAAGTTGAGTTATTCATTGGTATTCTTTCTGCGGGTAATCATTTTGCTGAGCGGATGGCCGTGAGGAAGTCTTGGATGCAGCATACACTCATCCGATCTTCCAAAGTAGTGGCTCGGTTCTTTGTGGCATTG CACTCGAGGAAGTCAGTCAATGTGGAGCTAAAGAAGGAAGCTGAATTCTTTGGGGACATAGTTATAGTGCCTTACATGGACAGCTATGACCTGGTTGTTCTGAAAACTGTTGCAATCTGCGAGTACGGG GCTTATCAGTTGGCTGCCAAATACGTTATGAAGTGTGACGATGACACATTTGTCCGCATAGATGCGGTGCTTACTGAAGTGAAGAAAACACCCATGGATAGAAGCTTGTACATTGGCAACATCAATTATTATCATAAGCCTCTTCGCCAAGGGAAATGGGCTGTTTCATATGAG GAATGGCCTGAGGAAGATTATCCACCTTATGCCAATGGTCCTGGCTACATACTGTCAAGAGATATCTCCCACTTCATCGTAAAGGAGTTTGAGCAACACAAACTAAGG TTATTCAAAATGGAAGACGTGAGCATGGGAATGTGGGTGGAACAGTTCAACAACAGCGTGAAGTCTGTGGATTATGTGCACAGCTTTAAATTCTGCCAGTTTGGTTGCATAGAGAATTATTTAACGGCGCATTACCAATCGCCTAGACAGATGATCTGTTTGTGGGACAAATTGGTCATGACGGGCAAACCTCATTGCTGCAACTTGAGATGA
- the LOC104711260 gene encoding hydroxyproline O-galactosyltransferase GALT6-like gives MDSYDLVVLKTVAICEYGAYQLAAKYVMKCDDDTFVRIDAVLTEVKKTPMDRSLYIGNINYYHKPLRQGKWAVSYEEWPEEDYPPYANGPGYILSRDISHFIVKEFEQHKLRLFKMEDVSMGMWVEQFNNSVKSVDYVHSFKFCQFGCIENYLTAHYQSPRQMICLWDKLVMTGKPHCCNLR, from the exons ATGGACAGCTATGACCTGGTTGTTCTGAAAACTGTTGCAATCTGCGAGTACGGG GCTTATCAGTTGGCTGCCAAATACGTTATGAAGTGTGACGATGACACATTTGTCCGCATAGATGCGGTGCTTACTGAAGTGAAGAAAACACCCATGGATAGAAGCTTGTACATTGGCAACATCAATTATTATCATAAGCCTCTTCGCCAAGGGAAATGGGCTGTTTCATATGAG GAATGGCCTGAGGAAGATTATCCACCTTATGCCAATGGTCCTGGCTACATACTGTCAAGAGATATCTCCCACTTCATCGTAAAGGAGTTTGAGCAACACAAACTAAGG TTATTCAAAATGGAAGACGTGAGCATGGGAATGTGGGTGGAACAGTTCAACAACAGCGTGAAGTCTGTGGATTATGTGCACAGCTTTAAATTCTGCCAGTTTGGTTGCATAGAGAATTATTTAACGGCGCATTACCAATCGCCTAGACAGATGATCTGTTTGTGGGACAAATTGGTCATGACGGGCAAACCTCATTGCTGCAACTTGAGATGA